GATTCGGGGAATAAAACCCAGTAGCCGATTGATGATTCCCGCTGCCAATAAAATAATTGCTCCATGAATGAATGTCTGCTTTTTCAATCGCAACTCCCTCTTCCCCAAAATGAAATTCTGCGTCTATGTGTTTCCTTAGAAGATATGCTGAACCTGTCCATGTTCATGACAAGCTTTTCAGCTTAGAAACAAGGTGATCCAGACTACAAGAGGGAGAGTGGTGAATTCTGCTATTGACGAGCGAAATGAATGCATATATTGTTGATTTACGGCTATTTTTCGACGAAAAGAAGGGTTTTCCAAGATCAGGACAGAAATGTTCTATAAAGCAGTCAATAACCCCGCTAATTGCTGATCTGCGGAACCGATAGTCGCTTGGAGGAGGAACGACCATCGTGGGTATGGAAGAGCTGGATGAGCAGGATTGGGATGACGCAATTGAGATACTCTGTCAAAGTAAGGCAGACGAGCTGATTCTCGTAGGCTATGAACATGTCACCAGTAAGGACGTGTGGAATTGCGTCAGCCATAAATATGAAAAGGAGGGTATTCCTCCGCTGCACAAGCTCGTTAACGATATACTTTCCCTTAAAGCGACGAGCTTTATGAACTATTTGACGATGTCCGCATTACGGGGCTCCACTTTCGAATAGAAGGGGGTCTTTTTTTGCATTCAAATTGACTGCTTTTTGAGGGGTAGCTATAATAGGAATATTGAGAATGAAAGGGGAACATGGGACGGAATGAAGAGAATTCTAAGTTTCATCGTGGTCGTGCTCATAACTACTGGTGTTATGGTCGGGACAAGCCCGGGCCTACTAAAAAGTTTAAAACTAGGCCTCGATTTAAAGGGAGGCTTTGAAATTTTATATGAAGCCCAGCCTTTGGAAGCCGGGCAACGTGTAACCAGCCAGTCTCTGATACAAACAGCACAAAGCTTGGAGAGACGTATTAATGCGCTTGGTACGACTGAGCCGGAAGTAACAACTGAGGGGAGCAATCGGATTCGCGTGCGGCTTGCTGGTGTCTCTAATGAGGCGGAAGTCCGCTCCATGCTGAAAAAACCCGCAGAGTTAACCTTCCGTAGTGCAACGGCAGCAGATGCTAAAAAGCCGGGTCAATACAGCAAAATTGAGCTCCGCGGTAATGATTTTGTGGAGAATGGTGCAGTGGTAGGCTATGATCAGCTGAACAAGCCTGAGATTAGTATCAAAGTAAAAGACAAAGCTAAATTTGCAGAAATCACAAAGCGACTTATGAATAAAGAGTTGGCTATTTTCCTGGATGATGAATTACTGTCTGCACCTACAGTCCGTAGTGAATTGACGGATGGCAGTGCTTCGATTACAGGTAGCTACACACGTGATGAGGCGAACAAGCTAGCAGATACGATCAACCTGGGTGCTCTTCCGCTTAAACTGACGGAAAAATATTCTCAGAGTGTAGGAGCTACACTGGGTCAGTTGTCACTGGATCAGACGATCCGTGCCGGTTTGATCGGTTCGGTCATCATTCTGATCTTTATGATTGCAATGTTCCGTGTACCGGGACTGATAGCTAGCTTCTGTCTCATCGTTCATACCTGGCTGGTGCTTGCGATTTTTTATTTGGGCGGTTTCGTGCTCACACTTCCGGGTATCGCAGCCTTCGTGCTCGGGATCGGGATGGCGGTGGATGCCAATATCATTACGTATGAACGGATTAAAGAAGAAATCAAGTCAGGCAAAACGATTCGTTCTTCTGTCATTGCAGGCAGTAAGGCATCGTTCCGTACTGTTATGGATGCCAATATTACGACAATTATAGCGGCAGCCGTCATGTTTGGTCTGGGTACAGGCTCCGTTCGAGGATTCGCTCTCGTGCTCATCGTTGATATTGTCGTGAGTATTTTGACAAATATCTTCTTCTCGCGCTTCTTGCTCAATCTGCTGGTTAAAGCAGATGCTGTGAAGAAGGCCAAGTATTTTGGTGTGAAGGAGAGTGATATCAGTGCGCTTTAATTGGGACTATAAATATGTCAAGATGAGCAAGTGGTTTTACACGTTCTCGATTATTATCACATTGCTTGGTATTTTGAGCTTATCGATATTTGGTTTGAATTACGGGGTTGATTTCCGTTCCGGTTCCAACGTGGATGTTAATTTGACTAAGACAGTTACACAAGAACAGATTCAAGCTTTGCTGAACAAGAACGGGATCGGCAAAGAGGTGGATTATACACCAGGTAAAGAGCGTTTCGGCATTCGTTTTTCACAGGTATTAACGGATCAGCAAGTGAATGAATTCAAAACCTCTTTTAACAAAGAGCTTGATCCGAAGGCATCATTTGAGGTCAATACGGTGGATACGGAAATGGCGCAAGAGCTGGAGCAAAATGCAATCTGGGCGATTTTGCTGGCCTCTGTGGCTATTGCTATCTACATTTCGATCCGGTTTGAATGGCGTTTTGCGGTTGCTGCAATTGTTTCGCTGCTGCATGATGCGTTTCTCGTCATTAGTATATTCTCGATTTTCCGGCTTGAGGTGGATTTGACCTTTATTACGGCTATTCTGACAATTGTCGGTTTCTCCATTAATGACACCGTCGTTATTTTTGACCGTATTCGGGAAAATCTGCGATTTGCAAAGAAAAAGTCCAGAACCGACTTGGAGCAAGTCGTCGATCACAGTATTGCACAGACAATGACGCGTTCACTCGCAACTGTGTTTACAGTGTTTATTGCCTCCGTCTGCCTATTCATTTTTGGCGGCGAGTCCATTCGGATGTTCTCGCTTGCGATGGTTATCGGTTTGCTGTTCGGTGCTTACTCTTCCATCTTCATTGCCAGCCCGCTGTGGGTAGCTTTGAAGGGAAAACAAAAGACGTCAACAACTGGTGGAGCGGCCAAAACTGCAAAGTCTTAAGTTACGCAAATACCAGTAGTATAAATTAAAGAGAAAGCCGCGTCTGCTTGGGCGCGGTTTTCTAAGGTTTTAAGAATTCGGTTATATTGGATTGGAGCTTTATCGGGAAATGGTTAGTTCAGGATTGAGGGGGAAACGTTGTGAATAGCGAACGCAGCCGATCATTAGAAACTGCGGCGTTGAGCGGAATTGTAGGCAATCTCGCGCTGGCTGTTCTAAAGGGAACCGTCGGTTATGCAGCAAACAGCAAGGCGTTGATGGGGGATGCACTGCACACGGCTGCGGATAGTGCTTCCCGTTTGCAGGAGATGCTGTTTTCCAAGGGTGGTACAGATCACGGAATGCTGGCGCGGTTGCGGAACGGTGAAAAAGTTCGGACGGTTATATCTGTGGTGCTGGCTATTTTAGTGCTGATGAGCGGACTTCAACTAGCTATTTCTGCTATTCGTTCATTAAGCAGTTCGGAACCGCAAGCTCCCGGTTTGTACGCATTAATTACCGTGTTTATTGCTTTGGTGTTGAGAGAAGCGTTGTTTCAGTTTCAATATCGCTACTCGATTAAACACGGCCATAAAGCGGAAGCGGATCGGTACGCTAACCATGAACGGTACTCGCTATATGCATCGCTGATTGCATTGATCGGCATGATCGGTGCAATGACTGGCGAGGCAATGGAGTGGCCTGCATTGTTATATCTTGATCCAACTGCAGCTTTGCTGGTAGCCTGTCTGGTGTTGCGTAAAGGATATCTCATGGTAATGAATACCGCATACCAGGTGCCTGCACAGCCCTTGCAGGAGGAAGACTCCCAGCGCTTTATGGAGACGATTCAACGGGTATATGGTATTGTAACGGTTGAACACTTACATGCTCAGGAAACGGGTCATTTCATAACAGTGGATGTAACGATAAGTGTTAACCCGCGGATTACGGTGCAGGAGGCGCAGGAAATTGCTGATCGAGCCAAAAATTTACTGTTAGCCCGTTTTCCACAGGTGACTCATGTACAAATGCAGTTCATTTCTTACCAAGCCGGGTATCCTTATAAATCCAACTATGAACTGCCAGATAATGATGCGTCGTCCTTGCTTCAATAAGGCAGGCCGACTATGAAAGAAAGGTGAATAGGATTGCTTCATTCGCAGTACAGATGGAAGACCCCGGAGGTTAACCTGGAAGCGGCTCAGCCGTTAACAGAAGAGCTGGGGATTTCACCATTGTTGTCCCGGCTTTTAGTGAACCGGGGCGTCACTACGGCCGGGGAAGCAAACCGCTTTTTGTACGGAAGTGTGGACGATGTACACGACCCATTTCTGCTTCTTGGCATGAAAGAGGCCGTGCCGAGAATTCGCCAGGCTCTGGAGCGCGGCGAGCATATATTAATCTATGGCGATTATGATGCGGACGGCGTATCCAGTACATCATTGATGATTCAGCTTATGCGTTTTCTGAAGGCTTCTTATGATATTTACATTCCCCATCGTTCTAATGAGGGATATGGTCTGCACAATCATGCTCTAGATTGGGCACATCAGCAGGGAGTGACGCTGGTCATTACAGTGGATACGGGAATTAGTGCAGTAGAGCAAATTGCTTATGCGACTTCCTTAGGAATCGATGTGATTGTGACTGACCATCATGAGCCGCCTGCTGTGCTTCCCGAGGCTTATACTTTGATCAATCCGAAGCTGCCGGATTGTCCCTACCCGTTTAAAGGCCTTGCAGGCGTTGGTGTTGCTCTGAAGCTGGCTCAGGCGCTGTTGAGTGAAGTACCCGAGGAATGGTTTGAAATCGCCGCTATTGGTACGGTAGCTGATTTGATGCCACTACATGGTGAGAATCGGACGATAGTACGTAGAGGGATTCAATCCATGAGAAACACTGCATTTCCAGGAATTCGGGCGTTGCTTCATGTAGCGGGTGTGGAGATATCCACAGTGACTTCGGTCAACATCGCATTTGCATTGGCACCGCGGATTAATGCGAGCGGGCGTCTGGATCATGCGGGACGAGCAGTTTCCCTGCTGACGACAGAAAAAGAGGAGGAAGCAGACCAGCTTGCGCATGCGCTGGATCTGCTCAATCGTGAGCGTCAACAAGTGGTCGAACACATTGTGGAGCAAGCCGAGCAGCAATTAGCATCCAAACTAAATGAAGGCAAGCTTCCATCTGTGATTGTTTTGGCTGGTGAGGGCTGGAATGTTGGTGTCGTCGGAATTGTGGCATCCAAGCTATTGGATCGGTATTATCGTCCGACCATTATTCTAGGCATAGATGCGGAGACAGGCATGTGCAAAGGCTCTGCTCGTTCTATTCCTGCATTGGATATTTACAGTGCTCTTACAGATTGCCATGAGCTCATGGAGCATTTTGGTGGACATCCTTCGGCAGCGGGGATGACGCTGTCCCGTGACAATCTGGAATTATTCGAAGAACGGCTTAACCGCTATGCAGGTTCCATTTTGACACCGGAGGATTTTATCCCTATAGCTGAGGCTGATATGGTCTGTCGTCTGGATGAGGTGTCTTTACAAGTGGTTGAAGAACTGGAATTACTTCAGCCTTTTGGGATGGGAAATCCTTCTCCACGATTCATATTACAGGGGCTTCAATTGCGCGAGGCTCGCAAAATGGGACGTGAGAAAAACCATGTGAAGCTACTATTGGAGCAGAATGGTTTATCGTTGGATGCGATTGCCTTCCGACGTGGCGATTTGGCTGATTTTTTACAGCAGCAAACGGACATAGATCTGTTGGGCGAGTTATCAATTAACGAGTGGAACGGTAAACGTTCACTTCAGCTGATGATGCAGGATATTCGTGTGCAGGCTCCGCAAATTTTTGATTATCGTGGAGTATCGGACCCACTTGCCGAACTGGAGCGAGGGCTGAGGATCTTCCATCCAAGCTTAGAGGAACGAAAGAATGATGTTGCGGTGTTGATCCATCCGTCATCCCGGCTTCGGACATCGAGCTCCGTGGGCGCTGAATACTTATGGTTATACGATAAAGATGGCAGCGTTACTCCTAGTGATGGTCGAAAAGATACACAGCACTCTGTGAAGTCGCTGTTCGTACTGGAGCCGCCAGATACACCCGAGCAGTTTCATGCATTATGGTCTACCTTTGAGAATGTAGAGAACGTGTTTCTTCTTCATTCGATCAGTGAGCGTGGCGGCCGGCTCGTGAGCCCCGATAGGGAGCTGTTTAAGCGTATTTACATTGTGCTTTCTCGAATGGGAACACAGCTAATTGATGAAAAAGCAATGCTACCTGCTCTTAGCAGGCAGTGCTCGTGTTCAGTGCGCATGTTATCCAAGGTATTGGACATCTTCGAGGATCTTGAATTTTTGACTCGTACAGATGGTCAATTTTGTTTTGTATCCAATCCGCCCAAGCGGGATTTAACTGCTTCTCCGCGCTATCAGGAATTGTACAATATGGCTGAGATGGAGCGGTATTTACTGGATGCGGACACCACCCAGATGACGAGCTGGATCATGTCGCTTATGAAAGGTGCGTCTTGAGATATTACCTTGTAGTTTTGTAAAATGTATATACTAATTAGAAGTTTACAGTAGGAGGAACTAAGTTGGACTACAAAGAATATATTCGGGTAATTTCCGATTTTCCACAACCAGGGATTAGTTTTAAGGACATTACGACCCTAATGAAAAATGGTGAACTGTATCGCAAGGCGATCAACGATATGAAGGAACTGGTATCTGATTTAAAAATTGATTTGATTGCAGGTCCGGAAGCACGTGGATTTGTTGTCGGTGCACCTCTGGCTTATGCGCTTGGTGTTGGTTTTATTCCCATCCGTAAGAGTGGCAAGCTGCCTGGAGAAACCATTGAGGAAGCATACGGTTTGGAATATGGTAAGGATACTCTGGCTATGCATAAGGATGCGATTGAGCCGGGGCAAAATGTTCTGATTGCTGATGATCTGCTTGCTACAGGTGGAACCATCGCTACGTCCGTTAACTTGGTACGCCAACTTGGTGGCAATGTGGCAGGGGCTGCCTTTCTTATCGAGCTGTCTGACCTCAACGGACGGGCAAAGCTGCCTGATGTAGATGTATTCACCCTAATTAAGTATTAAGTATTAAGTATTAAGTATTAAGTATTAAGTGTTTAGAAACCGGGGTTTCCCGGGAAATATTTATACATGGATTGCCTAAATAGTCCGATGGAACATCTCTTTATCTAAAGAGTTGCTCCATCGGACTATTTTTTGATTGTAATTAAATTGGATTATTTTATTGTAACAAATTACCACGGTTTTTATTGGAAAATAGTTATAAAAAAATAAAATAAATGTCGATAAAAGTGTAAAAAGAAACAGAGGGGATATACATTGGGTATATTTCAATTTAAGAGTTTACAAGCACGGACACTTTCTACCTTGGTTCCGTTAGTACTTATAACGCTGATTTTAATCAACTTTTTGTCTTATTTTTTTGCCAAACAGAAGCTGGATACGGAAATAAGCCAAAATGCTGCTCATTCCTTGTCGAGGGCTCAAGCAGATATTGCAGCTAACGTAGATCGTCATGCTTTGCTTGTTTCGATGCTGACTAAGAGTGCGGAACAACTGGGAACAGAAATGAACATTGAGGGCTATGGACGACTCTTTGAACAAGAGCTGACATTAAATGATATGACTTACGGGTTAGGGATTTATTTTGCTAAAGATGCGTATGACCCAGGAGTGACATACCGTTCAATATATGTGCATAGAGACGGCGAGCTAGTCAAGCAATCGACTGAATATGACGATTCGCAATATGACTATTTAACGCAGCCTTGGTATACAGAAGCCGTGGAACGTGGTAAAGATATAAATTTCACAGAGCCTTTTTACGATAGCAAGCTGAACATCAATATGATTACGGCAGGGAAAGCATTTTACGACAGGGAGGGGAAACTATTAGGTGTCATTACAGGCGACCTAAACATGACGAGTATCCAGACGTATATTGAAAAAATGAAGTTTGGTACTCAAGGTAGTGCGATCTTAGTGGATAAGAATGGAGCCATTCTGTCATCCGGTCTTCAGTCCTTAAAAGCAGGCGAGCCGTTAAAAAACACGATGAATGCGGAAGCAGCACAATCTATTCAAAGTGGTATGTCTGGACAACTATCCATACACATTGATAATGAGGACTACCGGATAATGTACGAAACACTCCCACAAACCGGATGGAAAATTGGTGTATTACTGCCAGAATCGGATTTGAATCGCTCTGCGAATGAAATGCTTAAACTTCTGCTGATTGTTAGTGTTATAGGTATTTTACTAATTATGGGAGCGGTATTGATTAACAATTCAGGCATGATCAAAGAAATTAAAAAAATTAGGCAGATGACCAATCGTATGGCACTTGGTGATTATACCGTTGAATTACCACATCATCGTAAAGATGAATTTGGCCAAATGGCTGATGGGATCAATAAGGTGATTGTTGCAACCAGAGGAATGGCATCACGCTTGAGCGAAGAGTCAGGTGTAATCTCAGGTGTATCTTTAAAAATATCTCAGGAGATTTCCGGAGCGACTAAAGATGCGCACCATAATGCAGGAGAACTGGCGCAGGTAAAGGAAGGGGCAGAGCTTCAGTTGGCCGCAGCAGCAGAAAGTGCGACTGCGATGGAAGAAATGGCTGTTGGCATACAGCGTATTGCTGAATCTATACAGCATGTATCCGAGGCTACCACTGAGATTGAACTTAAAGCACAACAAGGAAATGAACGGTTGAACGTGGTCAGCCAAGGAATGCATAAAGCAAAAATGTCTATGGATGAGGCAGGCAGGGTAGTAAGCTCGTTAAATGAGCGGTCCGCTCAAATTGGCAGCATTATTGGAATGATTCAGGATATTAGTGGGCAGACCAAGTTACTGTCGCTGAATGCTTCCATTGAAGCCGCTCGTGCTGGGGAGCATGGCCGAGGGTTCGCTGTAGTGGCTTCAGAAATCGGAAAGCTGGCCGTAAACGTAAGCGAGTCTGCGGAGCAAATTACAAGTCGAATCCGATCCATGCAGGAAGAAACCAAATTCGCTTTGGAAGGAATGCAGCAGGGGGCTCTGGAGATGGATGAAGGCGTATCTATTTTACGTGAGGTGGAAGAACGTTTTATTGCGATGAATCAAGATATTCAGCAGGTGGCGATAGAAGTGCAGGAGGTCTCATCTGCCTCTGAAGAAATGTCGGCAGGCTCAGAGGAAGTTGCAGCCTCCATTGGTTATCTTGCAGACATTGCGAAAGCTTCAGCTGAACGTACAGGCCAAGTCTCGGAACGATCCGAACGGCAGCTAAAGGACCTGAAAGGTCTGGATAGCTCTGCCAAGTCGCTTACAGGTGTTTCCGATACGCTTAATCAGGTCGTATCCCGTTTTCGTGTGTGATATCTTATTTTAAAAATAAATAAAAAAGCCGTGCATAAAAAGACGCCGTTCCATGTAAGAAGGATACTTACACGCTTGTCTATACAGCCTGAGCGTGTTCATCCATAACTAACATGGAGCGGCGTTTTAAAATTGAAAAATAGATATTAATCTGGTGTTTTTTCAGTTAAAGGTTCCTGCGTTTTATCATTCGACCAGCCGAGCACATCAACCAGCTTGAAGAACAAACTCAGAATAATACCGATGATTGTCGCCAGGGCCATACCTTTCAAGGTGACCGCACCCCAAGTGAGCGTAGTACCGCTGATTCCGACCACAAGCACGATGGTGGCGAGCAGCATGTTAGTTGGCTTGGCGAAATCAACTTTTTGCTCGACGAAGATTCTAAGACCAGAGGCAGCGATCACACCGAATAATAGCAAGGATACGCCACCCATAACTGGAGACGGAATATTAGAAACAATCGCTGAGAACGTACCCGAGAAGGACAACAGAATGGCAATAATAGCCGCTCCGCCAATAACCCATACAGAGTACACTTTAGTTAATGCCATAACACCGATATTTTCACCATAAGTCGTATTAGGTGTAGAACCAACAAAACCGGAAATGATGGTAGAAATCCCGTTACCCAGCAAAGAGCGGTGGAGACCAGGATCTTTGGACAACTCACGTCCGACGATGTTGCTCGTCACTAGCAAGTGACCAATATGCTCTACGATGACGACCAGAGCAACCGGAAGAATCGTCAGCATAGCCGAGGCATTAAAGGTTGGAGTGGTAATTGCGGGATGAGCGAACAAAGGAGCGTCCGCAATAGCCTGCGTATTGACCATACCCATGAAATAAGCAAGCACATAGCCCACCACGATACCGATTAGAATATGAATGATTTTGGCAAATCCGCGAAACAACACCGCACCCAGAACAGTAACACCGAGCGTAACGAGGGAAAGGGTGATCGTTTTGGGATCTGGCGTCCAGGCTTTAGTAGGATCGGCATTAATAATGCCTGCCATGCCTGCAGCAACCGGAACCAGTTCCAGACCAATCAAGGCTACGATTGATCCCATGACAGCTGGTGGAAAAACGATGTCTAGCCAACGTGTCCCGGCGTATTTAATTACCAGTGCGACGAGACAGAAAATAATACCTGTAACGATGAAAGCACCCAGGGCCATTGCATAGCCATTGCTGCCAGGGTTACTTTTAAGCACAAGACTGACAGGAGCGATAAAAGCGAAGCTGGAGCCGAGATAGGCAGGGATTTTGCCACGGCAGATCCATATGTA
This window of the Paenibacillus polymyxa genome carries:
- the recJ gene encoding single-stranded-DNA-specific exonuclease RecJ, producing the protein MLHSQYRWKTPEVNLEAAQPLTEELGISPLLSRLLVNRGVTTAGEANRFLYGSVDDVHDPFLLLGMKEAVPRIRQALERGEHILIYGDYDADGVSSTSLMIQLMRFLKASYDIYIPHRSNEGYGLHNHALDWAHQQGVTLVITVDTGISAVEQIAYATSLGIDVIVTDHHEPPAVLPEAYTLINPKLPDCPYPFKGLAGVGVALKLAQALLSEVPEEWFEIAAIGTVADLMPLHGENRTIVRRGIQSMRNTAFPGIRALLHVAGVEISTVTSVNIAFALAPRINASGRLDHAGRAVSLLTTEKEEEADQLAHALDLLNRERQQVVEHIVEQAEQQLASKLNEGKLPSVIVLAGEGWNVGVVGIVASKLLDRYYRPTIILGIDAETGMCKGSARSIPALDIYSALTDCHELMEHFGGHPSAAGMTLSRDNLELFEERLNRYAGSILTPEDFIPIAEADMVCRLDEVSLQVVEELELLQPFGMGNPSPRFILQGLQLREARKMGREKNHVKLLLEQNGLSLDAIAFRRGDLADFLQQQTDIDLLGELSINEWNGKRSLQLMMQDIRVQAPQIFDYRGVSDPLAELERGLRIFHPSLEERKNDVAVLIHPSSRLRTSSSVGAEYLWLYDKDGSVTPSDGRKDTQHSVKSLFVLEPPDTPEQFHALWSTFENVENVFLLHSISERGGRLVSPDRELFKRIYIVLSRMGTQLIDEKAMLPALSRQCSCSVRMLSKVLDIFEDLEFLTRTDGQFCFVSNPPKRDLTASPRYQELYNMAEMERYLLDADTTQMTSWIMSLMKGAS
- a CDS encoding methyl-accepting chemotaxis protein is translated as MGIFQFKSLQARTLSTLVPLVLITLILINFLSYFFAKQKLDTEISQNAAHSLSRAQADIAANVDRHALLVSMLTKSAEQLGTEMNIEGYGRLFEQELTLNDMTYGLGIYFAKDAYDPGVTYRSIYVHRDGELVKQSTEYDDSQYDYLTQPWYTEAVERGKDINFTEPFYDSKLNINMITAGKAFYDREGKLLGVITGDLNMTSIQTYIEKMKFGTQGSAILVDKNGAILSSGLQSLKAGEPLKNTMNAEAAQSIQSGMSGQLSIHIDNEDYRIMYETLPQTGWKIGVLLPESDLNRSANEMLKLLLIVSVIGILLIMGAVLINNSGMIKEIKKIRQMTNRMALGDYTVELPHHRKDEFGQMADGINKVIVATRGMASRLSEESGVISGVSLKISQEISGATKDAHHNAGELAQVKEGAELQLAAAAESATAMEEMAVGIQRIAESIQHVSEATTEIELKAQQGNERLNVVSQGMHKAKMSMDEAGRVVSSLNERSAQIGSIIGMIQDISGQTKLLSLNASIEAARAGEHGRGFAVVASEIGKLAVNVSESAEQITSRIRSMQEETKFALEGMQQGALEMDEGVSILREVEERFIAMNQDIQQVAIEVQEVSSASEEMSAGSEEVAASIGYLADIAKASAERTGQVSERSERQLKDLKGLDSSAKSLTGVSDTLNQVVSRFRV
- the secD gene encoding protein translocase subunit SecD; the protein is MKRILSFIVVVLITTGVMVGTSPGLLKSLKLGLDLKGGFEILYEAQPLEAGQRVTSQSLIQTAQSLERRINALGTTEPEVTTEGSNRIRVRLAGVSNEAEVRSMLKKPAELTFRSATAADAKKPGQYSKIELRGNDFVENGAVVGYDQLNKPEISIKVKDKAKFAEITKRLMNKELAIFLDDELLSAPTVRSELTDGSASITGSYTRDEANKLADTINLGALPLKLTEKYSQSVGATLGQLSLDQTIRAGLIGSVIILIFMIAMFRVPGLIASFCLIVHTWLVLAIFYLGGFVLTLPGIAAFVLGIGMAVDANIITYERIKEEIKSGKTIRSSVIAGSKASFRTVMDANITTIIAAAVMFGLGTGSVRGFALVLIVDIVVSILTNIFFSRFLLNLLVKADAVKKAKYFGVKESDISAL
- a CDS encoding cation diffusion facilitator family transporter — translated: MNSERSRSLETAALSGIVGNLALAVLKGTVGYAANSKALMGDALHTAADSASRLQEMLFSKGGTDHGMLARLRNGEKVRTVISVVLAILVLMSGLQLAISAIRSLSSSEPQAPGLYALITVFIALVLREALFQFQYRYSIKHGHKAEADRYANHERYSLYASLIALIGMIGAMTGEAMEWPALLYLDPTAALLVACLVLRKGYLMVMNTAYQVPAQPLQEEDSQRFMETIQRVYGIVTVEHLHAQETGHFITVDVTISVNPRITVQEAQEIADRAKNLLLARFPQVTHVQMQFISYQAGYPYKSNYELPDNDASSLLQ
- the uraA gene encoding uracil permease, with the translated sequence MQREIQVNEKLPAGPGILLSVQHLFAMFGSTVLVPNIFGVDPGMILLMNGIGTLLYIWICRGKIPAYLGSSFAFIAPVSLVLKSNPGSNGYAMALGAFIVTGIIFCLVALVIKYAGTRWLDIVFPPAVMGSIVALIGLELVPVAAGMAGIINADPTKAWTPDPKTITLSLVTLGVTVLGAVLFRGFAKIIHILIGIVVGYVLAYFMGMVNTQAIADAPLFAHPAITTPTFNASAMLTILPVALVVIVEHIGHLLVTSNIVGRELSKDPGLHRSLLGNGISTIISGFVGSTPNTTYGENIGVMALTKVYSVWVIGGAAIIAILLSFSGTFSAIVSNIPSPVMGGVSLLLFGVIAASGLRIFVEQKVDFAKPTNMLLATIVLVVGISGTTLTWGAVTLKGMALATIIGIILSLFFKLVDVLGWSNDKTQEPLTEKTPD
- the secF gene encoding protein translocase subunit SecF, with amino-acid sequence MRFNWDYKYVKMSKWFYTFSIIITLLGILSLSIFGLNYGVDFRSGSNVDVNLTKTVTQEQIQALLNKNGIGKEVDYTPGKERFGIRFSQVLTDQQVNEFKTSFNKELDPKASFEVNTVDTEMAQELEQNAIWAILLASVAIAIYISIRFEWRFAVAAIVSLLHDAFLVISIFSIFRLEVDLTFITAILTIVGFSINDTVVIFDRIRENLRFAKKKSRTDLEQVVDHSIAQTMTRSLATVFTVFIASVCLFIFGGESIRMFSLAMVIGLLFGAYSSIFIASPLWVALKGKQKTSTTGGAAKTAKS
- a CDS encoding adenine phosphoribosyltransferase, with product MDYKEYIRVISDFPQPGISFKDITTLMKNGELYRKAINDMKELVSDLKIDLIAGPEARGFVVGAPLAYALGVGFIPIRKSGKLPGETIEEAYGLEYGKDTLAMHKDAIEPGQNVLIADDLLATGGTIATSVNLVRQLGGNVAGAAFLIELSDLNGRAKLPDVDVFTLIKY
- a CDS encoding post-transcriptional regulator is translated as MGMEELDEQDWDDAIEILCQSKADELILVGYEHVTSKDVWNCVSHKYEKEGIPPLHKLVNDILSLKATSFMNYLTMSALRGSTFE